The proteins below come from a single Oscillospiraceae bacterium genomic window:
- a CDS encoding O-antigen ligase family protein, with translation MATAGNVLTLAALLLPPLYMPNGYVGLVGAKFHLLLWLAGIGCALLLCCLQKSLRRNEHPAKQAQIAGLPLLLLCLSYTVAWLFAENPAVALWGLQGRYNGLIMLLACTMLYFAVQLTGGGIPAAWFGRLLAGVGCAVTLLCGMNFFMVDPLDAYYSFLPESGELFLGTVGNINFYGAFLDLCLPIAVWELLVTPDSDSARLWGAASVCLGAGLVVAGSDAAWLGAVSAVAVLCMARRITAGRLSRLAYAAAVWALCTGTMGLLARLLPARAEWRTVSKFVTQPMVALILAAVCFVTGGLLRRQPKVNSWRAVRVLAVAAVVLAAVLVLLANFTVVLPQPLTRLLFFDDQWGSNRGFAWKRLWTVWRDDLTPLQMLFGLGGDAANARLNIDDYSVKYMMLLNGDVFDSAHNEYLQHLICGGVVGLTSWLAFLGLHVRRGLRTAPGLAAAILGYAVQAFFSISMPGVLPLVFVLAALCVKPQPLAARGWYRSLLGLVMAAPPILLLAAV, from the coding sequence ATGGCTACCGCCGGAAATGTACTGACACTGGCAGCGCTGCTGCTGCCGCCGCTTTACATGCCGAATGGTTATGTTGGGCTGGTGGGTGCTAAATTTCATCTACTGCTGTGGCTGGCAGGGATTGGATGTGCTTTGCTGCTTTGCTGCCTGCAAAAAAGCCTGCGCAGGAATGAGCATCCGGCAAAGCAGGCGCAAATTGCCGGTCTGCCGCTGTTGCTGCTCTGCTTAAGCTACACAGTAGCATGGCTTTTTGCGGAGAATCCTGCCGTGGCTTTGTGGGGATTGCAGGGGCGCTACAACGGCCTTATCATGCTGTTGGCCTGTACGATGCTGTACTTTGCAGTACAGCTGACAGGCGGCGGGATTCCGGCTGCATGGTTCGGACGGCTGTTGGCAGGAGTAGGATGTGCTGTTACGCTGCTGTGCGGGATGAACTTCTTTATGGTTGACCCGTTGGATGCCTATTACAGCTTTTTGCCCGAAAGCGGGGAGCTGTTCCTCGGTACAGTGGGGAACATCAATTTTTATGGGGCGTTTCTTGACCTTTGCCTGCCTATTGCCGTGTGGGAGCTTTTGGTGACACCAGACAGCGATTCGGCACGGCTATGGGGCGCGGCATCGGTTTGCCTGGGGGCAGGCCTTGTGGTTGCAGGCAGTGATGCGGCCTGGCTGGGGGCTGTAAGTGCGGTGGCGGTGCTTTGCATGGCGCGGCGCATTACAGCCGGGCGGCTTTCCCGGCTGGCCTATGCTGCGGCCGTCTGGGCACTTTGCACAGGAACAATGGGTTTGCTGGCTCGCTTGCTGCCTGCCCGCGCAGAGTGGCGTACCGTGTCGAAATTTGTTACACAGCCGATGGTGGCGCTTATACTGGCTGCGGTGTGCTTTGTCACTGGCGGTCTGCTGCGCCGACAGCCTAAGGTAAACAGCTGGCGTGCTGTGCGCGTACTGGCTGTCGCGGCTGTGGTGCTGGCCGCTGTTCTGGTGCTGCTTGCCAATTTTACCGTGGTGCTGCCGCAGCCGTTGACAAGGCTGTTGTTCTTTGATGACCAGTGGGGCTCCAACCGGGGCTTTGCGTGGAAACGCCTCTGGACGGTCTGGCGGGATGATTTGACACCGTTACAGATGCTCTTTGGATTAGGCGGTGATGCTGCCAATGCACGGCTGAACATAGATGACTACTCTGTCAAATATATGATGCTGCTCAACGGTGATGTTTTTGACTCGGCCCATAACGAGTATCTGCAGCACCTGATCTGTGGAGGGGTAGTTGGGCTGACTTCCTGGCTGGCCTTTCTGGGATTACATGTCCGCCGCGGACTGCGGACAGCGCCGGGGCTTGCCGCGGCAATCCTTGGGTATGCAGTACAGGCATTTTTCAGCATCAGCATGCCGGGCGTACTGCCTCTGGTGTTTGTGCTGGCGGCGCTCTGCGTAAAGCCGCAGCCGCTGGCTGCCCGTGGGTGGTATCGCAGCCTTTTGGGATTGGTAATGGCTGCCCCGCCGATACTGCTGCTGGCGGCAGTCTAA
- a CDS encoding N-acetyl sugar amidotransferase yields MEKIPRHVDIDYSKYAPDIPEDQREAYYGLPKHVQFCKECVMSNQKPNSCYEFEHTIKSIKKTMVIQEDGVCDACHACHNKANGHIDWALREKELRELCDQYRKNDGSYDCLVPGSGGKDSFYAAHLLKYKYGMHPLTVTWAPHIYTPWGWDNMQAWIHAGFDNYLCTPNGMTHRLLTRLATENLFHPFQPFILGQKQLAPKMAAKFGIPLVFYGENEAEFGNPIADNNSALRDEHFFAVNDYDHIYLGGVSLRQLEEDYKVDKADLAIYLPSETSNLEKNHIQVRYLGYYEKWHPQGAYYYSVEHGGFRPAPERTQGTYSKYNSIDDKIDDFFYYTTYIKYGIGRTTYDAAQEIRNEEITLDEGKALCKKFDGEYPDRFEKEIFKYLSLDRQHFPWASQLFEQPKMDRDYFMDLADRFRSPHIWKWEDNMWKLRYTPYEGDSEVLWGDPRGTHHEI; encoded by the coding sequence ATGGAAAAGATTCCCCGCCATGTGGACATTGATTACAGCAAATACGCCCCCGATATCCCGGAGGACCAGCGGGAGGCCTACTACGGTCTGCCTAAGCATGTGCAGTTCTGCAAAGAGTGCGTGATGAGCAACCAGAAGCCGAACTCCTGCTATGAGTTTGAGCATACGATCAAATCCATCAAAAAGACGATGGTTATTCAGGAGGACGGGGTCTGCGATGCCTGCCACGCCTGCCACAACAAGGCCAACGGCCATATCGACTGGGCGCTGCGCGAAAAGGAGCTGCGCGAGCTGTGCGACCAGTACCGCAAAAACGATGGCAGCTATGACTGTCTTGTGCCCGGCTCGGGCGGCAAGGACAGCTTTTACGCCGCCCACTTGCTGAAATACAAGTACGGCATGCACCCGCTGACGGTGACATGGGCGCCGCACATCTACACCCCGTGGGGGTGGGACAATATGCAGGCATGGATTCATGCGGGCTTTGACAACTACCTGTGTACCCCCAACGGCATGACCCACCGCCTGCTGACCCGTCTGGCCACGGAAAACCTCTTCCATCCGTTCCAGCCGTTCATCCTCGGGCAAAAGCAGCTTGCCCCCAAGATGGCCGCGAAATTCGGCATTCCGCTGGTATTCTACGGCGAGAACGAAGCCGAGTTCGGCAACCCCATCGCCGACAACAACTCCGCGCTGCGCGATGAGCATTTCTTTGCCGTGAACGACTACGACCACATTTATCTGGGCGGCGTCAGCCTGCGCCAGCTGGAGGAGGACTACAAGGTAGACAAGGCCGACCTTGCCATCTATCTGCCGAGTGAGACCTCCAACCTTGAGAAAAACCACATTCAGGTGCGGTATCTGGGCTACTACGAAAAGTGGCATCCGCAGGGCGCCTACTACTACAGCGTTGAGCACGGCGGCTTCCGCCCCGCACCGGAGCGCACGCAGGGCACCTACTCCAAGTACAACTCCATTGATGACAAGATCGATGATTTCTTCTACTACACGACCTACATCAAGTACGGCATCGGCCGCACCACCTACGATGCCGCGCAGGAAATCCGCAACGAGGAGATCACGCTGGACGAGGGCAAGGCGCTCTGCAAGAAGTTTGACGGCGAGTACCCCGACCGCTTTGAAAAAGAGATCTTTAAGTATCTGTCGCTGGATCGCCAGCATTTCCCGTGGGCCAGCCAGCTGTTTGAGCAGCCCAAGATGGACCGCGATTACTTTATGGATCTGGCCGACCGGTTCCGCTCTCCCCACATCTGGAAGTGGGAGGACAACATGTGGAAGCTGCGCTACACCCCCTACGAGGGCGACAGCGAGGTGCTGTGGGGCGACCCGAGAGGCACGCACCACGAAATTTGA
- a CDS encoding class D sortase, whose protein sequence is MAALCVVLLVLVGPGRMLAGAAARSGVETALPASVAAVSDAQPTAAPEQTPAQPETVNINDFGGYPAAGDALGEITISGTSVDCTIYYGDEDPQLDTGAGIYTGGKIPGEGGTILVAGHTATYFRDFEHAQNGAMITVTTAYGTYTYEITDMRVANANDTSAYDMDAPEENIILYTCYPLGQVSLTDMRYFIYGKYVSGPRLEGLS, encoded by the coding sequence GTGGCTGCACTCTGTGTAGTGCTTCTCGTGCTGGTGGGGCCGGGCCGTATGCTGGCTGGTGCGGCGGCACGATCCGGAGTTGAAACCGCCCTGCCTGCATCGGTGGCGGCGGTGTCTGATGCCCAGCCCACCGCGGCCCCGGAGCAAACGCCCGCCCAGCCCGAGACTGTCAACATCAATGATTTCGGCGGCTACCCCGCGGCGGGGGATGCTTTGGGTGAAATCACGATTTCCGGCACATCGGTGGACTGCACGATTTACTACGGTGACGAAGATCCCCAGCTGGACACGGGCGCGGGCATCTATACCGGCGGCAAGATCCCCGGTGAGGGTGGCACGATTCTGGTGGCTGGCCACACGGCAACCTATTTCCGCGATTTTGAGCATGCCCAGAACGGTGCAATGATTACCGTCACCACCGCCTACGGCACCTACACCTACGAAATCACGGATATGCGCGTGGCCAACGCCAACGATACCTCCGCCTATGACATGGATGCGCCGGAGGAAAATATTATCCTGTACACCTGCTACCCGCTGGGACAGGTGTCCCTGACGGATATGCGTTATTTTATCTACGGCAAGTATGTCAGCGGTCCGCGGCTGGAGGGGCTGTCTTGA
- a CDS encoding N-acetyl sugar amidotransferase has translation MRYCKKCTMPDTRPGITFDAEGVCSACRHYENRKNVDWDARFKEFEAYCDKYRGMNGPGGYDCAVAVSGGKDSHFQVWMLKEVMHMNPILFSVEDNFPMTQAGIHNLKNISEEFGCTIISCKPNIKVQKILMRKFFEKYGKPTWYVDRLIYTFPLHMAAKFNTPMLCYGENVSFEYGGNADKETYSAMGQIENGVAVGMPMEELLGDGVTENDLSLTLAPSAEERAKLDPFYMSYFVPWNSYKNYQIAKAHGFHDLTHEWDRTHHAENFDQIDSRAYLVHSWLKYPKFGHAAATDYTARYIRYGMMTREEAIPIIKERDGKLDPLCVRDFCDFCGYTESEFWAIMDKFYNRDLFEKNDCGEWQLKHPIWEENK, from the coding sequence ATGCGTTACTGCAAAAAATGTACGATGCCCGACACCCGCCCCGGTATTACCTTTGATGCCGAGGGCGTCTGCAGCGCCTGCCGCCACTACGAGAACCGCAAAAATGTCGACTGGGACGCCCGCTTCAAGGAGTTTGAGGCCTACTGCGACAAATACCGCGGCATGAACGGCCCCGGCGGCTATGACTGCGCGGTTGCTGTCTCCGGCGGCAAGGACAGCCACTTTCAGGTCTGGATGCTGAAAGAGGTCATGCACATGAACCCGATTCTGTTCAGCGTCGAGGACAACTTCCCCATGACACAGGCGGGTATCCACAACCTCAAGAACATCAGCGAGGAATTCGGCTGCACGATCATCTCCTGCAAGCCCAACATCAAGGTGCAGAAAATCCTGATGCGCAAATTCTTTGAGAAGTACGGCAAGCCGACCTGGTATGTTGACCGCCTGATCTACACCTTCCCGCTGCACATGGCGGCCAAATTCAACACCCCCATGCTCTGCTACGGCGAGAATGTCAGCTTTGAGTACGGCGGCAACGCCGACAAGGAGACCTACTCCGCCATGGGCCAGATCGAGAACGGCGTGGCCGTGGGCATGCCGATGGAGGAACTGCTGGGTGACGGCGTGACCGAAAACGACCTGAGCCTGACGCTGGCCCCCAGCGCCGAGGAGCGCGCCAAGCTTGACCCGTTCTACATGAGCTATTTTGTGCCGTGGAACAGCTACAAGAATTACCAGATCGCCAAGGCGCACGGCTTCCACGACCTGACCCATGAGTGGGATCGCACCCACCACGCCGAGAACTTCGACCAGATCGACTCCCGCGCCTATCTGGTACACAGCTGGCTGAAGTACCCGAAGTTCGGTCACGCTGCTGCAACCGACTACACCGCCCGCTATATCCGTTACGGCATGATGACCCGCGAGGAGGCCATCCCCATCATCAAGGAACGCGATGGCAAGCTGGATCCGCTCTGCGTGCGTGATTTCTGCGACTTCTGCGGCTATACCGAGAGCGAGTTCTGGGCCATCATGGACAAGTTCTACAACCGCGACCTGTTCGAGAAGAATGACTGCGGCGAGTGGCAGCTCAAGCACCCCATCTGGGAGGAAAATAAATAA
- a CDS encoding Dabb family protein — translation MVRHVILWKLKEMPETEKAAVKAGIKTGLEGLAGQIPGLLEVRVYTEALPSSANADLMLDTTFTDAEALKGYSTHPAHVAVANGKVRPYTAVRTCLDFTV, via the coding sequence ATGGTACGGCATGTCATTCTTTGGAAGCTGAAGGAAATGCCCGAGACCGAGAAGGCCGCCGTCAAGGCCGGCATCAAGACAGGGCTTGAGGGGCTGGCCGGCCAGATCCCCGGCCTGCTGGAAGTCCGTGTCTACACCGAGGCGCTGCCCAGTTCCGCGAATGCGGACCTGATGCTGGACACGACCTTCACCGATGCCGAGGCACTGAAGGGCTACTCCACCCACCCGGCGCATGTCGCTGTAGCCAACGGCAAGGTGAGACCGTACACCGCGGTAAGGACTTGTTTGGATTTTACGGTATAA
- a CDS encoding amidohydrolase: protein MAATIIKNGRIHDAVHREAYVADILLADGKIAAIGGGLTAPADAAVFDADGLEVYPGFVDAHTHIGLDGYGIGYEGCDYNEMNDIWTPQLRAIDGINPRDPSLADARRAGVTCVCTGPGSANVLGGTFLAMKTVGDRVDKMVVRDPVAMKCAFGENPKRCYRDKCDSTRMSTAAFLRGALMQARDYGARKQAANGDITKMPAYNQKLEALLPVLAREIPLKAHAHQANDIFTALRIAREFNLRLTLEHVTEGHLIVDELAGEKDVPMAVGPSLTFASKFELQNKSWSTPAVLTAAGCHVSIITDSSVIPQQYLPLCAGMAVKAGMDPFDALKAITINPAEHIGVADRVGSLEVGKDADLVITAGSPFEVLTEVKAVFIDGARIEQA, encoded by the coding sequence ATGGCAGCAACTATAATCAAAAACGGCCGTATCCACGATGCTGTCCACCGCGAGGCCTATGTCGCGGATATTCTGCTGGCTGACGGTAAGATTGCCGCTATCGGCGGCGGGCTGACTGCCCCGGCGGACGCTGCTGTGTTTGACGCCGATGGGTTGGAGGTTTATCCCGGTTTTGTCGATGCCCACACCCATATCGGCCTCGATGGCTACGGCATCGGGTACGAGGGCTGCGACTACAACGAGATGAACGACATCTGGACGCCGCAGCTGCGCGCGATTGACGGTATCAACCCGCGCGACCCCTCGCTGGCGGACGCGCGCCGGGCCGGCGTGACCTGCGTCTGCACCGGCCCGGGCAGCGCCAATGTGCTGGGCGGCACCTTTCTGGCCATGAAAACCGTGGGCGATCGCGTGGACAAAATGGTCGTGCGCGACCCGGTTGCCATGAAATGTGCCTTCGGCGAGAACCCCAAGCGCTGCTATCGCGACAAGTGCGATTCCACCCGCATGTCCACGGCGGCGTTCCTGCGCGGCGCGCTGATGCAGGCGCGGGACTACGGCGCCCGCAAGCAGGCGGCCAACGGCGATATAACCAAAATGCCCGCCTACAACCAGAAGCTCGAGGCCCTGCTGCCGGTGCTGGCGCGTGAGATTCCCCTGAAGGCCCACGCCCATCAGGCCAACGACATCTTCACGGCGCTGCGCATCGCGCGGGAGTTCAACCTGCGCCTGACGCTGGAGCATGTGACCGAGGGCCACCTGATTGTGGACGAACTGGCAGGGGAGAAGGATGTGCCGATGGCGGTCGGCCCCAGCCTGACGTTTGCCAGCAAGTTTGAGCTACAGAACAAATCCTGGTCCACCCCTGCGGTGCTGACTGCAGCGGGCTGCCATGTTTCCATTATCACCGACAGCTCAGTCATCCCGCAGCAGTATCTGCCGCTCTGCGCCGGTATGGCGGTCAAGGCTGGCATGGACCCGTTCGATGCGCTGAAGGCCATCACCATCAACCCGGCGGAGCATATCGGCGTAGCCGACCGCGTCGGCTCGCTGGAGGTGGGCAAGGATGCCGACCTCGTCATCACCGCAGGCAGCCCCTTTGAGGTGCTGACCGAGGTAAAAGCAGTCTTTATTGACGGGGCGCGTATCGAGCAGGCATGA